A single region of the Prevotella sp. HUN102 genome encodes:
- a CDS encoding S41 family peptidase, which translates to MRGILLSVLMLLAINAAGQTVRSVEIHNAVVEQSKKYRNGNKYQKDFLLFTDALRTTHPAFCKQLSDPFSIDSMESVGYKQLKRCKDEQDFKLYLQRQISILHDGHSSINLNLSTPNDLYYMFNLSYTGDGYILRGVDKDFKDALGKKVEKINGVSAEDFIRQFSQYISGDNEVALRGTIMGSQLQNHFSLVKHLPCNRPDSLLALTMSDGSVVKLRPIVPDRSRMEVLKPAGDTSTSVHVRERHNVPFFYKIDDDHGIAYLQFNACEDRYTQNWMMEQRGIKLTEEQQQMLNSIPFFHETLRKMFSEIENRKIKTLVIDVRQNGGGNSLLCTELMSWLYPVVRKGISNPDYMTVSSNIRFSPLYELFYPEYSKQTEDLCRQQNGGAIDYATLYDSRLRPFDTEKANADSNDGIDKSIFHLLNCNEDSIFKGNVIFIQDEHTFSSAAMLVLEASDNHIGQVIGGESCYNTSNYGDILIWQLPNTKVEGTISHKMFLRPDISRLKEKHFAPHKIIIPTMADLLSGNDPCWEWIVRHYKK; encoded by the coding sequence ATGAGAGGAATTTTATTATCGGTGCTGATGCTGCTCGCGATCAATGCTGCCGGACAAACAGTTAGAAGCGTGGAGATTCATAACGCCGTGGTAGAACAGAGTAAAAAGTACAGAAACGGCAACAAATATCAAAAAGACTTTCTGCTTTTCACCGATGCCTTGCGCACCACCCACCCTGCCTTCTGCAAGCAACTTTCGGATCCGTTCAGCATAGACAGTATGGAAAGCGTGGGCTACAAGCAACTGAAGCGATGCAAGGACGAGCAGGATTTTAAACTCTATCTGCAACGCCAGATTTCAATCCTCCACGACGGGCATTCGAGCATCAACCTGAACCTGTCCACGCCCAACGACCTTTATTATATGTTCAACCTGAGCTATACCGGCGACGGATATATATTGAGAGGCGTGGATAAGGATTTCAAGGATGCGCTCGGGAAGAAAGTAGAAAAAATCAACGGCGTCAGCGCAGAAGATTTCATCCGTCAGTTCTCCCAATATATCAGCGGCGACAATGAAGTGGCACTGCGGGGCACGATTATGGGTTCACAACTGCAAAACCATTTCTCATTAGTAAAACATCTGCCCTGCAACCGTCCCGACTCACTTCTTGCACTGACTATGAGCGACGGCTCTGTGGTAAAGTTGCGTCCCATCGTTCCCGACAGGTCAAGGATGGAAGTTCTGAAACCTGCCGGCGACACTTCGACCTCCGTCCACGTCCGCGAAAGGCACAATGTTCCTTTCTTCTACAAGATTGACGACGACCACGGCATTGCCTATCTGCAATTCAATGCGTGCGAAGACCGATACACACAAAACTGGATGATGGAGCAGCGGGGAATAAAACTCACGGAAGAGCAGCAGCAAATGCTGAACTCCATTCCTTTTTTCCACGAGACCTTGCGCAAGATGTTCTCGGAAATAGAAAACAGGAAAATCAAGACGCTCGTTATCGACGTGAGACAAAACGGCGGCGGCAACAGTCTGCTGTGTACGGAACTGATGAGCTGGCTCTATCCTGTGGTCAGAAAAGGCATCTCCAATCCCGATTATATGACGGTATCTTCCAACATTCGTTTTTCTCCCCTGTATGAACTGTTCTACCCTGAATATTCCAAGCAGACGGAAGATTTGTGCCGTCAGCAGAATGGGGGCGCAATAGATTATGCAACGCTTTACGACAGCCGGCTGAGACCATTTGACACAGAAAAAGCCAATGCCGACAGCAATGACGGCATCGACAAATCCATATTCCATCTGCTCAACTGCAATGAAGACAGTATATTCAAAGGCAACGTGATATTCATACAGGATGAACATACATTCAGTAGTGCCGCTATGCTTGTCTTGGAAGCAAGCGACAACCATATCGGGCAGGTCATCGGAGGAGAGAGCTGCTACAACACGTCCAATTACGGCGACATCCTTATATGGCAACTGCCAAATACCAAAGTCGAGGGTACCATTTCCCATAAAATGTTTCTGCGTCCCGACATCAGCCGACTGAAAGAGAAACACTTCGCTCCCCACAAAATCATCATTCCGACTATGGCAGACTTGCTTTCGGGCAATGACCCTTGTTGGGAATGGATTGTCAGGCACTACAAAAAATAG
- a CDS encoding DUF6621 family protein, whose product MNLQDSQNIKMSGSVIIVDGDYIDGVAFNLIVNFERMLNRRIPQADLSQWIVNIALDGRMKPGSHETQVVILHDRNKKAFDNFVPSNFESELDKQAFRDEKLGEFIINTIATGGEVTAKDEVLLDFLRIVLSHKEVRRIMIVPNAEDGNIYGTLRNALRDVDDEEKHITMFAMQPMEGGNFKQQILGYSIMNAMGIRGDEIENRIR is encoded by the coding sequence ATGAATTTACAAGATTCGCAGAACATAAAAATGAGCGGGAGTGTCATCATCGTGGATGGGGATTACATCGACGGCGTGGCGTTCAACCTTATCGTGAACTTTGAAAGGATGCTGAACAGGAGAATCCCACAGGCAGACTTGAGTCAGTGGATAGTGAACATAGCCCTTGACGGCCGTATGAAGCCGGGCAGTCACGAAACACAGGTAGTGATTTTGCACGACAGGAACAAGAAGGCATTCGATAATTTCGTGCCTTCAAACTTTGAGAGCGAACTCGACAAACAGGCGTTCAGGGATGAAAAGCTCGGCGAGTTCATTATCAACACCATTGCTACGGGAGGCGAGGTAACTGCAAAGGACGAAGTGCTGCTCGATTTCCTGAGGATTGTACTTAGCCACAAGGAGGTGCGCCGCATTATGATTGTTCCGAATGCAGAAGACGGAAACATCTACGGCACGCTTCGCAATGCCCTTCGCGACGTTGATGATGAGGAAAAGCACATCACGATGTTTGCAATGCAGCCTATGGAAGGCGGCAACTTCAAGCAGCAGATTCTCGGATATTCGATTATGAATGCGATGGGAATCAGGGGCGATGAGATAGAAAATAGAATAAGATAA